The window CAGCGGAACTATACGCAGCATCAGAATCCGTTACCGAACACGCTTGACAGATTTGACACGTTGACTGTAGGAGTATCAACCCAAATCTGTCgtcttgtaataatttaaatggcTTTGAAACAAAACAGTACAATTTTCCACTTAAATTATCAGAAAATTCGGACTTCAGATTCTCGAATTCTGTGTGCAATCTGTTGTCAGATGCCGCTGACAGAGCGGATTTAATCAGGAGAGTGGAGGGATTATAAAGGAGGGATTGagattcttttataataaaaatctgtgAAACTTTGTTTACAAGGGTTTTTGGAATCGCTGATTATGAATCTACTATCAGATttccaaaattcaaaatggcaatatagtaaacaaaaatgataaattttaatatattttaattaataatttcgaaaCTCTGTTCATAATTGTTTTTTGATATATGATTCAAAttcgcaattaattaattcaactattgacattaaaaataaagaaaaaataagtaacGTCGAATGCGCCACGTTTTCGTGACTCTTGTTTTAACTGAGAGCGGTTTCCTTTTACGAAATGATGAAAAAAACGCGTAGAAAGATGTAGtcttttaatttactatttcaATCTGCCATAGTGGATCCGCCATATTTACCCagattaattgaaaatctcTTTGGTTTTCGTTTCAGATGAGCAGAATAGCTGGAATTGTGGAGCAACTTTTTTCGTTCATGACCTTATTCAATATTGTATGCGACGCATATTTATAGttggtttttaataaaaaaattttaaacatattttttttaatatgaaaagatAGCATAAAAATTTGGTTCTAAACTAGAATATTCCCTTGATCGGTAATTAATGTTTGTCAAATGATACTTGTTCATACGTATTCTGCTAATCTACATCTAGAACAATTTTGATacgctgagaaaaaaaagttgttgatttgattaaatttgtcaACTTAATTAgatttcttcaattcaactACTTGtgtatttcagtcaaatatataaatacttaaagttcaagtattttatgtatttaaattaattgcataaatacctgaactgaataaatttaatctagttgaaaaatttagtcaaattaacaacaattTTCTTCTCGGCGCAGAAGGAAAAAGATCACGGACGAGGAATGACGTGGCTCGAAATTTTACCGCGGGCAATTTCGCCAATTGATCGCCGATCAGGTCGATTCGGATCCGGTTGAAGTCGCCCTTACGGAATGAGTCACGCGGAGCCGCGCGTGAATAACGCGCCGTCCGATTGCAATATGCATTGGAAAGTGAAATGTTGCGTTTCACCCAATCGACCGATCGGTGGGGGTCGTAGGCTGCGCCGAAGATGTAGGGATCACGCAGTTTACGGTGGTCTGACCCACTAACATTCTCTCCTCAGTTACTCGGTGACTTGGGGCCGCGGTTAATCCTCTCGAGGAGAAGAAACTCACGAAGTCACACCGGCGCGGTGTGTTTggtaatgtaattaaaaaaagaaaaaaagaaccaTAATGCGTCGAAATCGCGGCCTCTTGCTATCGCTTTCCACGTGTCTGACGATAGTCCTTATCGTTCTGAACACGCGGTCGTCCACGGACTTACTCGGGCCCGCGGCTATCGCCGAGAAGCGTAGCGCGTTTAAGGAGCAGGAAGCGTCGCGCGCCGATGATCGATGGATCCCTCGTAGCCAGGTgaagatttatataaacgtTAATCAacgtttatacatataagtaaGACGTGCAACGTCGAGATGTCAATCTGGCGTTGCCTGGAAAATTTTGCGCGTCCCGCCATCAGTATAACCCAGAacgttacatatatatcttgGTTGTGTTACGTTAGGTTGCCCCAGGTTGCCTagttatgtttaatatattctccGAGCGTACATCAAGTCAAGACACGTTTCTGCGAGGTATATctcgatttaattttgtatttaattagcGAGGACGGTGGATGCAGAGTCTCTAAGTAATGCGCTGGAGATGACTTGTGCTTGCGCAATGGAGAATGCATTCCTTCAGCGTGAGGCATACATACGATGGAGCGTTGGCGCCTGTGCTTTTACGTTATTACAGAATTATACATGTAATCGTGCCGAATAGTCGGCCATTTACATACAGTTAATTGACACGattaatgcttttttttttaaattaaaaaaataatcttttctttttgataAGGAAACTAAagtaaatattctatttaatttaaattcgcctgtgaaatttcgaaaaattaataataaaactcgaTCGGACccggaataattattatcttaaaacCTAATAACGGTAATGTTTTATTAGAGTGTAACAACATCCCCATTTAAAAAACTAGACTAGATAAGAtacttttcattaaaaaaaaaagatgccaATGCCCATTTATGTCGCGAAAGGTGACGCTTGCATCTCGCAATTTTACTATtgttacacagaaaaaaaggatattgttattttgacaatacCTTTTTAGTTCTaaatgaaaatcttgaaataagattatattgcgttaaatacaaaaaatttacttgaataaagatttattttaagattttgtatagtttaattaagaaaattatattcttgttatttaagaataattttcttgaatggaaataaaaaaatgttggatagaaaatactgTATGTTcaaatcgaagattataattttttttagaataaaattatcaaaataataatattatatttttgaaaaaacaattatagtattgaaataaggctataatattgttgaaattcaagattttaaaattcttctaagaaaatgatatattgTTGCGTATATATAGAAACAATGAATGCGTtcatatgaatatattataagagTTAATTTGACActtgctttttttttgtgtacaacTGTTAAACAGGCGCATCGGTACGTCACACCCTCCCTCGCCGAATTGGGTGACTTGCCATACAAGCAGAAGCACGTTCTCATGCTGACACGCATACCCGGCGCGGGCGCCGAACTGATAGTGTTGATCCTGCAGCGGTTACAAGGATACAACGCTTTCAAGCACATACGTCTGCCGTCGAGCGATCATGGACTCTTGTCGAATTCACGGCAGGTTCGAGAGAGAATTCTCTCcgagatttttataaagattcttTTAACTTGCTGTAAAATCTCTGAAaagtttaaacattttttttatttacgataTGTTACAAAAGCTTTTTCATGCATCATTACTTATTCATGTTGGAAGCCATAATAATCTCGTCTACAATGGCAGTAGCGGTAGTAGTAGTAAGCAATAAGCAAATGGGGTAATAacaattcattaaattattcttcaaTCGTGAGAATAAAATCGGTTAATTTGCttattgcttattttttattacttctaCTACTACTATTGTAAATGAGGTATAAGATTTTTGAGGTTTGATTTGACAGGAGTTGTTAGTGGAAGAAATTTCGAGTATTATCAGGCAAGAAGCTATTCCTTTGACTTTTGACGGAGACGTGAGATTCATAAATTTCTCGGAATTTCGACGGCAAGGGCCCACCTTTATATCTTTAGTGAGAAATCCTTTGGATCCACGAATTTGGCAaaggtatatacatatttatttaaaagatcagAGAGTGAAAAGGGAGGacaggaaaagagagaaaatatttatagataacGAAGttctattttgaaataataatattgttttgcaccattaaaatagaaagaacaCCAAACGAACGACCATAGGCATAGGAGAGCTAAATAATACTTCTTTATGTGTGATTTTATACATACTATACATTCTTTAAACTGCGCGTCATTTCTTTCATTCTTAAAACAGTTTTCAAATTAAACATAGATCCTTATCAATAtcagtattaaattatcaatttaagtatcaatttaatatttattgtatataaaatcacataagaaatattatataattctacaatattatgtaatgaacacattacatatacattcgctagctttctttcaattttatcataattgttATCTAACATATCATGActgtacattaattattgaatattgtTTTGACACGATTCAGATATAGAAAAGGAGAGGAAAAAACGTTTTACCATGGAGTTATACCTTATTTTTGCGGACAAGATCCGCGTTGCACGTACGTATTAACATttctgttaattaataaatctcatataacattttattgcgtACCAAGTAGTCATTTCTGTTACTTTATCTGGACGTGCTGAGTGAAGATAAACAATTTTGCgggtgaaaaaaaagaagtggaGTGGCCGCTATTGATTTTCATGTTACACACGTGTTTTTCCTCCAGGGAACGAAATAACACGTGGGCGATGGAACGCGCTAAAGCAAATGTTGTTCGATGGTATCCTGTTGTTGGCATATTGGATTACATGGAGGAGTCGCTAAACGCGCTCGCAGTCGAATTTCCCTATTTTTTTAAGGGAGCTATCCGCGTCTATGATCATTTTCGTAAGTACTCGTATCAATATTTACCAGTTCATATATCTATGTAATGTAATCTTATCAATTGAGCGTTTCAATTCTGTCATTCTttcacattaatttttcttatgtacAGGACCAAGAGAGAAGCATCCGCTCATTTCTTCGGCAATTTTAAAGCTACAAGTTAAAGACGCAGTCTTGAGAAAAGTGCTTGTACAAGAGGTAGAATTTTATCAATGGCTGAAATCTCGACTTctcaataaaacatttaacaaCAATTGAAAAGATAGTTTGAGGAAGGtagataaaacaattattgaaaAGTAAATCTTGAATAACAATCAGTGACAAATTTTTCGCGTTAAAAGGATTAAATAGGAAAAGAGAATTAATATAAGTCTTCTTTTATAACTTCGTAATTATTGTACCAAAGAAACAAATATGAACTTCTCGTGCCATCTAGAGGTTGACTCCGTAACCACATACACCATCCTACATAGAGGATAAGTTGTTGGTAGCTATACGATTGCGTGTTTTTATCGATTGTAGCGCATTTTGCTGGAATAACATATTCATAACTCTTATTTTATTCGCAAATTATGAAGTCGCTACAATCCTTTTACgtcaatgtaatttaatatttatagaataaatacaGAAGAGTACAAAgaaatgctttacacacacgtCATCCCCTTTTCCTTTCATTCTCTTTTACTGTGTCCGCACATTTCTCaccaaaaacgaaaaatatagaatacgATCTATATATAAACAGCCAATTACGTacatgaaatgtaaaaatatcatctctttctcttgtagacaatattattttttataaaaaaaaataataacacgtGGACAATGTTGCTAAAGTACGTTGTTTTCTACATATAACTTtgatcgaaaaaaattttgaaattatcgCAATAAACTCGCCTTGCAATCTATTGCgagcataattaattttttatacacacatatgctgcagagaataaaaatataaaaatatcatcgtCATTAGCGTGTACACATGTTTATCATAAATGAAAGAGTCAGGGAGGACTGGAAAGCGAGTTGGCTTGATTGACGCGTGGATGATGCATGCAACAGGATAACAGGATCATGTTGATGTACAGATGGACGAGCAACAACATGAGAAACGCGTGGCATCACTTCTTTTTGGGGTCCTTTAATCCGGCGCCTGCgttaaatttgaagaaaataatgtcaCCATCCTCGACTACGTAATTACGTCCTTGTTGTCTGTATTTTCCAGCGGCCTgacaagaaaacaaaatatgtgtaataagtaaaaaaaatgtcacatCGTATATTGAATATAGAAATTGTTTCAGGTACTTTTACTGCTGCTTCCGAGCCCTCGTTCTTGAAATCCTCATATTTCATCACTTCAGCCATGATAAATCCTTTTTCAAAATCCGTATGTATCTTTCCAGCAGCTTGAGGCGCTTTTGTGCCTTTctgcaaaattaataaaacatatctttatattaaattaacacgctaataaataaaaataaaatttatattatgtttaatgaaaggaagagagatacaagtaataataaaaaacaggtacattaaaaatgtataatttttaaattttttaaaattaaaatttttcaaataattttttcacaaatctatataaaattttctcatgtattttaaatcaatatacatttttaatttaactttattgcaTTATGAATCCTACCTGAATCGTCCACGCCTTGACCTCGTCGTGGCCGCACGTGAAGAAATATTGCAGTTGTAGCGCCTTATATCCTTGTGtgataattttgtcaagtgcactaaatagaaaaaaaaaagaacagtaaataagtatgtttttatttttactaagaCCAAGATAGGTGTTTGCTATCTATTACCGAGTACCAGACGTACGTTTTTCACTTTCCGTGaatcatgaaaaaataagGCGCGTCCGCGGTCAAAGCGGGAAGTGTCCCGAATTGTGGAATAAGATTGTCTCGGGCCAAATATCGTCTATAATGACGGGTTATCACAAGTGGAGCCGTCCGACGCGCGGTGGGCCCGGCGAAGGAGTCCGAGAGTTCAGAGAATACACATAAAGCCGAACGACTTAATACCGCAATTTTATCATTCCGACTCCGACCGGGGACCTATTTCACCGATGGCGCCTCGGTTATCTGCGGTCTCGAAATAAAATCATGGTGTCTCTCGTCCCTTCGTTTGTATTCCCCGATCATTAGGAGAATTTGGGAGACGCATCGCGGAGAACGCTCTTCTACTTCCTCGCTACCGCGAAAGTCTCTGGGagatattacataataaacgTTGCAGAAAAAGTAGTAAACATATATTCCTCTCGCTCACCGTTTATTTCTTCTAAATATTTCCCAACACATCCGcatctctttctcccccttATTAAAGCATTTTCTAGTATGTTGTGTTGGATTTAATTCAATGGTTGTTCAATGCTCTAATCAAGAGACTCGGTTCATAATTACAACTGCATCGACTCGATTAAAATTCACTcaaacgagagaaagagagagaggtggggggaggggggagatcGTGATGCAAGTCTATAACGCGTTTATACCACGTGCAACGCACGCATTGCCCTGGGGTACGAATGACCCGCTAACCAATCCAATTGCCGAACCACCGATGATTACGTTCTCGCTCCACCCACCTCCTCGATTATACCGGCATGCCCGCGAGAGCGGGAGGggtttttatgcaattttgcAAGAATTTGAATAGCcgttcgtaaaaaaatataatgcgcCGCGGTCCAGGCCCGGCCACGGTTTTTATTAGCCGtccccgcgcgcgcggtgGTGAGAGTGGGACAGGGGGTCTAGACGCGCCGACCGTGCCCACCATTATTATTACCGTTAGAGAATAACTCGGTGCATAGCTAAATGTGGGAACTCCCCGAAGTCGGTCCCGGGGGAGAGAGACGCGTTCGCCGCGGACGGATTTTACGAACGTCCGAACCACTTCTTTTCCCTGCAATCTTGCGGCGCTTCATCGTCGCCGCAACCGGAGAGACGTATGCGAAAGAGCCACACTACCGAATTTCTCTAAGTTTTAAGGCGGTGGTAAACGAGTGTGCGGGTCGCACCGTACCCCCTTATTTTGCGAGTGCGACACAGTAACATTTAAGAGggcaaaatgttaataatcgTTATAACCGAACCGTGGAAGCCGGGAAGGAGGAGATACCAACCTGGTGACTTTGTGTTCCTCGAAGTATTTTGCGCGCTCCGCCTCGTCCATATCGAGAATCTTATTTTCGAAGACGCCGCTGAAAGGGATTAACACCGCGCCCGGGTCGTTCTTGTCGACCCACTCTTTTATCTTGATTAACCTGTTGAAAATTACGAGAGATATAACCAAAGTGAATTACAACAAGCGAAGCGGTTCTTTAAATCTCGCGTACCATTTGTTTTTCTTGCGTATGTAATCCTTTTCCGACAGATTTACCAAGTAAATGATCGGCTTTGACGTGAGGAACAGATATTTGTTCAATACTTCAAtctaaaatagtaaaaaataaagcgtAATATGAAATCAAAATGGAAAACTCCCTCCTTTTAATAATTCACGATAAATTTACACGcacaagtaaaatttttcaactcacATCGTTGGCACTCCAATCGGCGAACCTGATGTGTTTTTTCTCGTCTGCCAGGACGCCCTTCACCTTCAGAAGCGTATCCTACGACACACAAGTTAAagattttcaattcaatccGCTCTTGTtacataacaattttatttctc of the Monomorium pharaonis isolate MP-MQ-018 chromosome 11, ASM1337386v2, whole genome shotgun sequence genome contains:
- the LOC105828153 gene encoding uronyl 2-sulfotransferase, whose protein sequence is MRRNRGLLLSLSTCLTIVLIVLNTRSSTDLLGPAAIAEKRSAFKEQEASRADDRWIPRSQAHRYVTPSLAELGDLPYKQKHVLMLTRIPGAGAELIVLILQRLQGYNAFKHIRLPSSDHGLLSNSRQELLVEEISSIIRQEAIPLTFDGDVRFINFSEFRRQGPTFISLVRNPLDPRIWQRYRKGEEKTFYHGVIPYFCGQDPRCTERNNTWAMERAKANVVRWYPVVGILDYMEESLNALAVEFPYFFKGAIRVYDHFRPREKHPLISSAILKLQVKDAVLRKVLVQEVEFYQWLKSRLLNKTFNNN
- the LOC105828152 gene encoding obg-like ATPase 1 is translated as MAPKKPEEPERKPLIGRVGTNLKMGIVGIPNVGKSTFFNVLTKSQAAAENFPFCTIDPNESRVPVPDARYDYLCEYFKPASKVPAFLHVMDIAGLVKGASEGQGLGNSFLSHIGACDGIFHLCRAFEDDDVTHVEGDVNPVRDLDIISEELRLKDLEFLNVHLEKLEKLVIRGNDKKLKPEYDTLLKVKGVLADEKKHIRFADWSANDIEVLNKYLFLTSKPIIYLVNLSEKDYIRKKNKWLIKIKEWVDKNDPGAVLIPFSGVFENKILDMDEAERAKYFEEHKVTSALDKIITQGYKALQLQYFFTCGHDEVKAWTIQKGTKAPQAAGKIHTDFEKGFIMAEVMKYEDFKNEGSEAAVKAAGKYRQQGRNYVVEDGDIIFFKFNAGAGLKDPKKK